Proteins from a genomic interval of Cucumis melo cultivar AY chromosome 7, USDA_Cmelo_AY_1.0, whole genome shotgun sequence:
- the LOC103495707 gene encoding rhamnogalacturonan I rhamnosyltransferase 1-like, with translation MCKMKESDHKSHYSHYWEMGFRFSDEEKVDKLKNSITVSRSRMKVWMTRAITTVLLWTCFVQLMALGELWRPKLFITWPSRCCHFDSPMALQSSSSSLPYKVFLPPKRVYKSNGYLMVSCNGGLNQMRAAICDMVAIARYLNLTLIVPNLDKTSFWDDPSDFEDIFDLDHFILSLRDQVRILRKLPPRLERRFESRMIYSLSPISWSNMSYYLNQILPLVQKYKVLHLNKTDARLSNNGLPIEVQKLRCRVNFNALKFTSQIEELGRKVVQMLRNKGPFLVLHLRYEMDMLAFSGCTRGCTNEEVDELTRMRYAYSWWKEKVIDSELKRKEGLCPLTPEETSLVLSALGVDRNVQIYIASGEIYGGERRMESLASAFPNLVRKETLLKPSDLRFFQNRSSQMAALDYLVSLESDIYVPTYDGNMAKVVEGHRRFLGFKKTVLLDRKLVVSLIDQYSNGLLGWDEFSSAMKEGHSDHNGSSKTRVVIPDRPKEEDYFYSNPHECLEAWE, from the exons ATGTGTAAAATGAAGGAATCTGATCACAAGAGCCATTATAGCCATTATTGGGAAATGGGCTTTAGATTTTCTGATGAAGAGAAGGTTGATAAGTTGAAGAACTCGATTACTGTTTCGAGGTCTAGAATGAAGGTATGGATGACGAGGGCTATTACAACAGTGCTGCTATGGACTTGTTTTGTTCAGCTTATGGCTTTAGGGGAACTATGGAGGCCAAAGCTCTTCATTACTTGGCCTTCGCGTTGTTGCCATTTTGATTCTCCCATGGCTCTTCagtcttcatcttcttctcttccttacAAAGTTTTTCTTCCACCAAAAA GGGTTTACAAAAGCAATGGCTATCTCATGGTTTCTTGCAATGGAGGACTCAACCAAATGAGAGCAGCG ATCTGTGACATGGTTGCCATTGCCAGATACTTGAATCTTACTCTAATTGTTCCTAATTTGGATAAAACTTCCTTTTGGGATGACCCCAG TGACTTTGAAGACATTTTCGACTTAGATCATTTCATATTGTCGTTGAGAGATCAGGTTCGAATATTGAGAAAGCTACCGCCAAGGCTTGAACGAAGATTTGAGTCGAGAATGATTTACTCGCTGTCACCTATTAGTTGGTCAAACATGTCATATTACCTTAATCAG ATTCTTCCATTGGTCCAAAAGTATAAAGTTCTACATTTGAATAAAACCGATGCTCGACTTTCCAATAATGGACTGCCGATTGAGGTTCAGAAGTTACGATGTCGGGTAAATTTTAATGCCCTGAAATTTACTTCTCAAATTGAGGAACTgggaagaaaagttgttcaaaTGCTGAGAAATAAAGGACCATTCTTGGTTCTTCATCTTAGATATGAAATGGATATGCTAGCCTTCTCTGGCTGCACCCGTGGTTGCACCAATGAGGAAGTCGACGAACTCACGAGAATGAG ATATGCTTATTCGTGGTGGAAGGAGAAAGTTATCGATTCTGAGCTGAAAAGGAAGGAAGGTTTGTGTCCATTGACTCCTGAAGAAACTTCGCTAGTTTTAAGTGCACTCGGGGTCGATCGTAATGTTCAAATATACATTGCTTCTGGAGAAATATATGGTGGAGAAAGAAGGATGGAAAGTCTGGCATCTGCTTTCCCTAATCTG GTCAGAAAAGAGACATTGCTGAAACCATCGGACTTGAGGTTCTTTCAGAATCGTTCATCGCAAATGGCTGCATTGGATTATCTCGTGTCATTGGAGAGTGATATTTACGTTCCTACGTATGATGGGAACATGGCAAAAGTTGTCGAAGGACATCGTAG ATTCTTGGGATTCAAAAAAACCGTTCTTCTCGACAGAAAGTTGGTAGTTAGCTTAATAGATCAGTATAGCAATGGGTTGTTGGGTTGGGACGAGTTTTCTTCAGCAATGAAGGAAGGTCACTCTGATCATAATGGGAGCTCAAAGACACGAGTTGTCATTCCAGATCGGCCTAAGGAAGAAGATTATTTCTACTCGAATCCGCATGAGTGCTTGGAAGCATGGGAATAG